A genomic segment from Paralichthys olivaceus isolate ysfri-2021 chromosome 22, ASM2471397v2, whole genome shotgun sequence encodes:
- the LOC109645368 gene encoding calpain-5 isoform X1 codes for MRMPERVSDFQGQSFHKLRRDCLRRGALFKDPLFPATAQSLFYKREPPLGLTWKRPKEICKDPRLFVDGISTRDLHQGSLGNCWMVAAISCLASEPSLWKKVIPDHVEQEWNPKRLDLYAGIFHFRFWRLGRWMDVVVDDRLPVSGDGVLLFCRSATPREFWSALLEKAYAKLNGCYEALEGGNTAEALIDFTGGVSEPLSLDREAHILQRRTFFQTLAKAHERKALITCSIRPAEGETVESVLDCGLVRGHAYGITAVKKVRLGEKQLKMGGTSRLFMVRMRNPWGTTHWTGAWSQRSQQWQQMSRAEREKMGLVVRDVGEFWMDFQDFCHYFTDVVVCRLVERALLWPSSHWREVRCYGEWAPAPNTPGSPPCTISHTSYELTPGKNNMKPRGPEKRGNRKEARLGESQHGGRRRGRQDRAVKKVMEDDDGGEGDGGWTAQVDKRSRCGGCINHRETFLHNPQFMFEVRAKEEEVLICLQQEDRRVRRKDGGGENLPIGFEVLKVEVNRCSRVQCVVEQAASSIYMDSRSVTLRATLATGRYVVLPTTFLPGATGCFLLRLFSHSHVRLRELREDLSPPSLFQCFLPQPTVVTTVHLRRASGLSPPKEKGDSGHISCILTGVQMKTGQKRKEKNVFMSVAGAFWFSACLSVHILVTTVFQKHLERISSVLSRMSRLERGGQRSNSLRRHKAHLCFLNSGSQEHLQKHVSNLVKAFT; via the exons ATGAGAATGCCCGAACGAGTGAGTGACTTCCAGGGTCAGAGCTTTCACAAGCTGAGGCGTGACTGCCTGCGTCGGGGCGCGCTCTTTAAAGATCCCCTCTTCCCCGCCACTGCCCAGTCCCTGTTCTACAAACGGGAGCCTCCGCTGGGACTGACCTGGAAGAGGCCGAAG GAAATATGTAAGGACCCTCGACTGTTTGTCGATGGCATCAGCACTCGTGACCTGCACCAAGGCAGTCTGGGTAACTGCTGGATGGTGGCTGCCATTTCCTGCCTGGCGTCTGAGCCATCCCTGTGGAAAAAG GTCATCCCTGACCACGTGGAGCAGGAGTGGAACCCCAAACGTCTCGACTTATATGCGGGAATCTTCCATTTCCGGTTCTGGCGCCTCGGACGTTGGATGGACGTGGTCGTGGATGACCGTCTGCCGGTCAGCGGGGACGGGGTGCTGCTCTTCTGCCGCTCGGCTACACCGCGAGAGTTTTGGAGCGCCCTGTTGGAGAAGGCCTACGCCAA GCTCAACGGCTGCTATGAGGCCCTGGAGGGAGGAAACACTGCAGAGGCCCTGATCGACTTCACCGGGGGAGTTTCAGAACCCCTCAGTCTGGATCGCGAGGCCCACATCCTGCAGAGGAGGACGTTCTTCCAGACGTTAGCCAAAGCCCACGAACGCAAAGCCCTCATCACCTGCTCCATACGG CCAGCAGAGGGGGAGACAGTGGAGTCGGTGTTGGACTGCGGACTGGTGCGAGGTCACGCTTACGGGATCACAGCAGTGAAGAAGGTGAGGCTGGGAGAGAAGCAGCTGAAGATGGGCGGGACGTCCAGACTCTTCATGGTGCGTATGAGGAACCCGTGGGGGACCACACACTGGACGGGTGCCTGGAGTCAGAG GTCACAGCAGTGGCAGCAGATGAGTCGcgcagagagggagaagatggGCCTCGTAGTTCGAGACGTTGGGGAGTTCTg GATGGATTTCCAGGATTTCTGTCACTACTTCACAGACGTGGTGGTGTGCCGGCTGGTTGAGAGAGCTCTGCTGTGGCCGAGCTCTCATTGGAGAGAGGTCCGCTGCTACGGGGAGTGGGCCCCAGCTCCTAACACCCCCGGGTCACCTCCATGTACCATCTCCCACACCAGCTACGAGTTGACCCCAGGGAAGAATAACATGAAACCTAGAGGGCCCGAGAAGCGCGGGAACAGGAAGGAGGCCCGGCTTGGGGAGAGCCAGCATGGGGGACGGAGAAGAGGAAGGCAGGATAGGGCTGTGAAAAAAGTGATGGAGGATGACGATGGGGGAGAGGGGGATGGAGGTTGGACAGCACAAGTGGATAAAAGGAGTCGGTGTGGAGGGTGCATCAACCATAGAGAGACGTTCCTGCACAATCCACAG TTTATGTTTGAGGTCAGAgccaaagaggaggaggtgctgatctgtctgcagcaggaggacaGGAGGGTACGCaggaaagatggaggaggagaaaacctGCCAATCGGCTTTGAGGTGTTGAAG GTGGAGGTGAACCGCTGCAGCCGGGTGCAGTGTGTGGTGGAGCAGGCAGCCAGCTCCATCTACATGGACTCCCGTAGCGTAACGCTGAGGGCAACGCTAGCTACAGGCCGCTACGTCGTGCTGCCAACCACCTTCCTGCCGGGCGCAACCGGATGCTTCCTGCTACGACTCTTCTCCCATTCCCACGTCAGACTCAG GGAATTGAGGGAGGATTTGTCGCCTCCCTCTTTGTTCCAGTGTTTCCTACCTCAACCTACGGTGGTGACCACCGTCCATCTCCGCAGGGCATCAGGACTCAGTCCTCCGAAAGAGAAAGGTGACTCGGGACACATCTCCTGCATACTGACAGGTGTACAAATGAAAACAgggcagaaaagaaaagaaaagaatgtttTTATGTCAGTGGCAGGGGCATTTTGGTTTTCGGCTTGTTTGTCTGTCCACATTCTTGTCACCACAGTATTTCAAAAACATCTTGAGCGAATATCTTCGGTTTTGTCAAGAATGAGCCGTTTGGAAcgtggtggtcaaaggtcaaactcgCTGAGGCGTCACAAagcacatttatgttttttgaaCTCTGGGTCTCAGGAACACCTGCAGAAACACGTTTCAAATTTGGTGAAAGCATTCACTTAA
- the LOC138406620 gene encoding transmembrane protein 272: MCKVDGSGRNPLSDSRSWFCVSGVFPVGALVTDTMSGLIQRIPRPPKPQGPVLGCSKFFGCIIPVAQIAIGSVYLDDCPVQPYIPIYLIVSGVFGLMLALLSCLPCTQQPTDGSTNPLSRLCVLWNSMTSCFLFCWFIAGNVWIYSIYEPEYTNNSTNVDHYCNKTLYLFAFWITNLVYILFGLILVCGCCVMFCFFLCGRADADDHI, from the exons ATGTGCAAAGTGGACGGGTCCGGACGAAACCCATTATCGGACAGTAGAAGTTGGTTCTGTGTCTCTGGTGTGTTTCCg gTCGGAGCCCTCGTCACTGATACAATGTCAGGTCTTATACAACGCATCCCCCGCCCTCCTAAACCGCAGGGACCGGTACTAG gaTGTTCAAAGTTTTTCGGTTGCATCATTCCCGTTGCTCAGATTGCAATTG GGTCAGTGTATCTGGATGACTGTCCGGTGCAGCCCTACATCCCCATCTATTTGATCGTGTCGGGGGTTTTCGGCCTGATGCTGGCGCTGCTCTCCTGCCTGCCCTGCACCCAGCAGCCCACAGATGGCAGCACCAACCCTCTCAGTCGACTCTGCGTCTTGTGGAACTCAATGACGTCTTGCTTCCTCTTCTGCTGGTTCATCGCCG gcaATGTGTGGATCTACTCTATTTACGAGCCTGAATACACCAATAACTCAACGAACGTGGACCATTACTGCAACAAGACGCTCTACTTGTTTGCCTTCTGGATCACAAATTTGGTCTACATCCTGTTCGGCCTGATCCTGGTGTGCGGCTGCTGCGTCATGTTCTGCTTCTTCCTGTGTGGCCGAGCCGACGCCGACGACCACATTTAG
- the LOC109645368 gene encoding calpain-5 isoform X2 encodes MRMPERVSDFQGQSFHKLRRDCLRRGALFKDPLFPATAQSLFYKREPPLGLTWKRPKEICKDPRLFVDGISTRDLHQGSLGNCWMVAAISCLASEPSLWKKVIPDHVEQEWNPKRLDLYAGIFHFRFWRLGRWMDVVVDDRLPVSGDGVLLFCRSATPREFWSALLEKAYAKLNGCYEALEGGNTAEALIDFTGGVSEPLSLDREAHILQRRTFFQTLAKAHERKALITCSIRPAEGETVESVLDCGLVRGHAYGITAVKKVRLGEKQLKMGGTSRLFMVRMRNPWGTTHWTGAWSQRSQQWQQMSRAEREKMGLVVRDVGEFWMDFQDFCHYFTDVVVCRLVERALLWPSSHWREVRCYGEWAPAPNTPGSPPCTISHTSYELTPGKNNMKPRGPEKRGNRKEARLGESQHGGRRRGRQDRAVKKVMEDDDGGEGDGGWTAQVDKRSRCGGCINHRETFLHNPQFMFEVRAKEEEVLICLQQEDRRVRRKDGGGENLPIGFEVLKVEVNRCSRVQCVVEQAASSIYMDSRSVTLRATLATGRYVVLPTTFLPGATGCFLLRLFSHSHVRLRELREDLSPPSLFQCFLPQPTVVTTVHLRRASGLSPPKEKAPDVYAVVRCENDTIRTQVFKAEGNPEFNLRTIFYRRHPDTHISIELWGRGLLWDSLLSVARLQTTESERTRSHVIDLRGDQSGSGCRGCVHVETSSSVCLTDL; translated from the exons ATGAGAATGCCCGAACGAGTGAGTGACTTCCAGGGTCAGAGCTTTCACAAGCTGAGGCGTGACTGCCTGCGTCGGGGCGCGCTCTTTAAAGATCCCCTCTTCCCCGCCACTGCCCAGTCCCTGTTCTACAAACGGGAGCCTCCGCTGGGACTGACCTGGAAGAGGCCGAAG GAAATATGTAAGGACCCTCGACTGTTTGTCGATGGCATCAGCACTCGTGACCTGCACCAAGGCAGTCTGGGTAACTGCTGGATGGTGGCTGCCATTTCCTGCCTGGCGTCTGAGCCATCCCTGTGGAAAAAG GTCATCCCTGACCACGTGGAGCAGGAGTGGAACCCCAAACGTCTCGACTTATATGCGGGAATCTTCCATTTCCGGTTCTGGCGCCTCGGACGTTGGATGGACGTGGTCGTGGATGACCGTCTGCCGGTCAGCGGGGACGGGGTGCTGCTCTTCTGCCGCTCGGCTACACCGCGAGAGTTTTGGAGCGCCCTGTTGGAGAAGGCCTACGCCAA GCTCAACGGCTGCTATGAGGCCCTGGAGGGAGGAAACACTGCAGAGGCCCTGATCGACTTCACCGGGGGAGTTTCAGAACCCCTCAGTCTGGATCGCGAGGCCCACATCCTGCAGAGGAGGACGTTCTTCCAGACGTTAGCCAAAGCCCACGAACGCAAAGCCCTCATCACCTGCTCCATACGG CCAGCAGAGGGGGAGACAGTGGAGTCGGTGTTGGACTGCGGACTGGTGCGAGGTCACGCTTACGGGATCACAGCAGTGAAGAAGGTGAGGCTGGGAGAGAAGCAGCTGAAGATGGGCGGGACGTCCAGACTCTTCATGGTGCGTATGAGGAACCCGTGGGGGACCACACACTGGACGGGTGCCTGGAGTCAGAG GTCACAGCAGTGGCAGCAGATGAGTCGcgcagagagggagaagatggGCCTCGTAGTTCGAGACGTTGGGGAGTTCTg GATGGATTTCCAGGATTTCTGTCACTACTTCACAGACGTGGTGGTGTGCCGGCTGGTTGAGAGAGCTCTGCTGTGGCCGAGCTCTCATTGGAGAGAGGTCCGCTGCTACGGGGAGTGGGCCCCAGCTCCTAACACCCCCGGGTCACCTCCATGTACCATCTCCCACACCAGCTACGAGTTGACCCCAGGGAAGAATAACATGAAACCTAGAGGGCCCGAGAAGCGCGGGAACAGGAAGGAGGCCCGGCTTGGGGAGAGCCAGCATGGGGGACGGAGAAGAGGAAGGCAGGATAGGGCTGTGAAAAAAGTGATGGAGGATGACGATGGGGGAGAGGGGGATGGAGGTTGGACAGCACAAGTGGATAAAAGGAGTCGGTGTGGAGGGTGCATCAACCATAGAGAGACGTTCCTGCACAATCCACAG TTTATGTTTGAGGTCAGAgccaaagaggaggaggtgctgatctgtctgcagcaggaggacaGGAGGGTACGCaggaaagatggaggaggagaaaacctGCCAATCGGCTTTGAGGTGTTGAAG GTGGAGGTGAACCGCTGCAGCCGGGTGCAGTGTGTGGTGGAGCAGGCAGCCAGCTCCATCTACATGGACTCCCGTAGCGTAACGCTGAGGGCAACGCTAGCTACAGGCCGCTACGTCGTGCTGCCAACCACCTTCCTGCCGGGCGCAACCGGATGCTTCCTGCTACGACTCTTCTCCCATTCCCACGTCAGACTCAG GGAATTGAGGGAGGATTTGTCGCCTCCCTCTTTGTTCCAGTGTTTCCTACCTCAACCTACGGTGGTGACCACCGTCCATCTCCGCAGGGCATCAGGACTCAGTCCTCCGAAAGAGAAAG CTCCAGATGTTTATGCCGTCGTGAGATGTGAGAACGACACCATCAGGACGCAGGTGTTCAAGGCGGAGGGAAACCCTGAATTCAACCTCCGAACCATCTTCTACAGGAGACACCCCGACACACACATCTCCATTGag TTGTGGGGCAGAGGTCTCCTGTGGGACTCGCTGCTCAGCGTCGCTCGTCTCCAGACGACGGAGTCTGAGAGGACTCGGAGTCATGTGATTGATCTGCGAGGCGACCAGTCCGGCTCGGGATGCCGAGGTTGTGTCCACGTTGAGACGTCCTCCAGCGTCTGCCTCACCGACTTGTGA
- the pcolceb gene encoding procollagen C-endopeptidase enhancer b encodes MEDRVWSVWLLVALTLGWTDAQGQDNSTRPTFLCGGHLVTDSGIVASEGFPSHYKPNSKCTWYITVPEGHVVMLSFRLFDMEADPTCRYDYLDVYNGHTRLVQKLGRFCGTFRPGALISTSNTMMMDMVSDEATGGRGFLAYFTAGKPHVEENQFCGGRLIKSQGSVKTPNWPNSNYPAGISCSWHISVEPSNVIEVKFVKLDLEPDTYCRYDYVALFNGGEKDNSRRIGKFCGDSAPGTVVTNGNELLVQFVSDLSVTSDGFMAYYTSVPRGSRTPTAGGDFIYGPQTTSTPQKAGVKPKKTIKPTPKPKPGVQPKPTKKALVKKPLPRKPTAKPAVKPAAKPKPAKPTRKVPVKKPAPKPGTKPTPKPKFLKPVLKPKIKAKPTRKPTLKTKPTLKPAVKKPVKPTVKSRAKPTAKPKAAPKPGASKTVTKKPVVSNKPLPLNPLCTQPCKRTGTLQTSFCPHDFVITGKVTSLTAGPRGSATIEVSLIKAYKTGRLNIAKAGPVTSVKLTSTCKRCPGLNQGQNFVLMGKVDAQGNGHLSPSSFTLLYKPIHGKALAALTRKSC; translated from the exons ATGGAGGACAGGGTGTGGAGTGTGTGGCTTCTTGTTGCTTTGACGCTGGGATGGACGGATGCTCAGGGTCAGGACAACTCAACCAG GCCGACCTTCCTCTGCGGAGGCCACCTGGTCACAGACTCGGGCATCGTGGCCAGCGAAGGCTTCCCCAGCCACTACAAACCCAACAGTAAATGCACCTGGTACATCACC GTCCCGGAGGGCCACGTGGTCATGCTCTCCTTCCGCCTCTTCGACATGGAGGCCGACCCCACCTGTCGCTACGACTACCTGGACGTCTACAACGGCCACACGCGCTTGGTGCAGAAGCTGGGACGTTTCTGCGGGACGTTCCGGCCCGGCGCCCTCATCTCCACCTCCAACACCATGATGATGGACATGGTGTCGGACGAGgccacaggaggaagaggattcCTGGCGTACTTCACCGCAGGGAAGCCACATGTGGAAg AGAATCAGTTCTGCGGCGGCCGGCTGATCAAATCCCAGGGCTCTGTCAAGACACCCAACTGGCCCAACTCGAATTACCCAGCAGGCATCAGCTGCTCCTGGCACATCTCCGTAGAGCCGAGCAAT GTGATCGAGGTGAAGTTTGTGAAGCTGGATCTGGAGCCCGACACGTACTGTCGCTACGACTATGTGGCATTGTTTAACGGAGGAGAAAAGGACAACTCGAGAAGAATCGGAAAATTCTGTGGTGACAGTGCACCAGG AACTGTAGTGACCAACGGGAATGAGCTTCTGGTCCAGTTTGTCTCCGACCTCAGTGTGACCTCAGACGGCTTCATGGCCTACTACACCAGCGTGCCCCGTGGCTCTCGAACACCCACCGCTGGAGGAGACTTCATCTATGGGCCGCAGACAACCTCCACGCCACAAAAAGCAGGAGTGAagccaaaaaaaacaatcaaaccgACCCCCAAACCGAAACCTGGTGTCCAGCCCAAGCCTACCAAAAAAGCCCTGGTGAAGAAACCTCTGCCACGTAAACCTACCGCTAAGCCGGCAGTCAAGCCCGCGGCTAAACCCAAACCAGCTAAACCAACACGTAAGGTACCGGTGAAAAAGCCTGCACCAAAACCTGGAACTAAACCCACACCCAAACCAAAGTTCTTAAAACCAGTGCTCAAACCCAAGATCAAGGCTAAACCCACCCGTAAACCTACACTCAAAACTAAGCCAACGTTAAAACCTGCGGTCAAAAAACCCGTGAAGCCAACCGTCAAGAGTAGAGCGAAACCAACCGCCAAACCTAAAGCTGCACCAAAACCAGGAGCGAGCAAAACAGTGACAAAGAAGCCCGTCGTGAGCAACAAAC ctttACCGCTGAACCCACTGTGCACACAACCCTGTAAGAGGACGGGGACTCTCCAGACCAGCTTCTGCCCTCATGACTTCG TGATCACGGGTAAGGTCACATCTCTGACCGCGGGTCCAAGGGGCTCTGCAACAATCGAGGTGTCCCTGATCAAGGCCTATAAGACAGGACGTCTCAACATCGCCAAAGCAGGACCAGTCACGTCAGTCAAGCTGACCTCTACTTGCAAGAGGTGCCCCGGGCTGAACCAAG GCCAGAACTTTGTGTTGATGGGAAAAGTCGACGCGCAGGGCAACGGCCATCTCAGCCCCTCCAGCTTCACTCTCCTCTACAAGCCCATCCACGGCAAAGCACTCGCCGCCCTCACCCGCAAATCATGCTGA
- the LOC109645368 gene encoding calpain-5 isoform X3: protein MSSQYHNFLSALRQFVGSHPWISSVLLPDVSWFVPLASCSFEICKDPRLFVDGISTRDLHQGSLGNCWMVAAISCLASEPSLWKKVIPDHVEQEWNPKRLDLYAGIFHFRFWRLGRWMDVVVDDRLPVSGDGVLLFCRSATPREFWSALLEKAYAKLNGCYEALEGGNTAEALIDFTGGVSEPLSLDREAHILQRRTFFQTLAKAHERKALITCSIRPAEGETVESVLDCGLVRGHAYGITAVKKVRLGEKQLKMGGTSRLFMVRMRNPWGTTHWTGAWSQRSQQWQQMSRAEREKMGLVVRDVGEFWMDFQDFCHYFTDVVVCRLVERALLWPSSHWREVRCYGEWAPAPNTPGSPPCTISHTSYELTPGKNNMKPRGPEKRGNRKEARLGESQHGGRRRGRQDRAVKKVMEDDDGGEGDGGWTAQVDKRSRCGGCINHRETFLHNPQFMFEVRAKEEEVLICLQQEDRRVRRKDGGGENLPIGFEVLKVEVNRCSRVQCVVEQAASSIYMDSRSVTLRATLATGRYVVLPTTFLPGATGCFLLRLFSHSHVRLRELREDLSPPSLFQCFLPQPTVVTTVHLRRASGLSPPKEKGDSGHISCILTGVQMKTGQKRKEKNVFMSVAGAFWFSACLSVHILVTTVFQKHLERISSVLSRMSRLERGGQRSNSLRRHKAHLCFLNSGSQEHLQKHVSNLVKAFT from the exons atgtcaagTCAATATCacaattttctctctgctctccgtCAGTTTGTTGGTTCACATCCTTGGATTTCCTCGGTTTTGCTCCCTGATGTTTCCTGGTTTGTTCCTTTGGCTTCCTGTAGTTTT GAAATATGTAAGGACCCTCGACTGTTTGTCGATGGCATCAGCACTCGTGACCTGCACCAAGGCAGTCTGGGTAACTGCTGGATGGTGGCTGCCATTTCCTGCCTGGCGTCTGAGCCATCCCTGTGGAAAAAG GTCATCCCTGACCACGTGGAGCAGGAGTGGAACCCCAAACGTCTCGACTTATATGCGGGAATCTTCCATTTCCGGTTCTGGCGCCTCGGACGTTGGATGGACGTGGTCGTGGATGACCGTCTGCCGGTCAGCGGGGACGGGGTGCTGCTCTTCTGCCGCTCGGCTACACCGCGAGAGTTTTGGAGCGCCCTGTTGGAGAAGGCCTACGCCAA GCTCAACGGCTGCTATGAGGCCCTGGAGGGAGGAAACACTGCAGAGGCCCTGATCGACTTCACCGGGGGAGTTTCAGAACCCCTCAGTCTGGATCGCGAGGCCCACATCCTGCAGAGGAGGACGTTCTTCCAGACGTTAGCCAAAGCCCACGAACGCAAAGCCCTCATCACCTGCTCCATACGG CCAGCAGAGGGGGAGACAGTGGAGTCGGTGTTGGACTGCGGACTGGTGCGAGGTCACGCTTACGGGATCACAGCAGTGAAGAAGGTGAGGCTGGGAGAGAAGCAGCTGAAGATGGGCGGGACGTCCAGACTCTTCATGGTGCGTATGAGGAACCCGTGGGGGACCACACACTGGACGGGTGCCTGGAGTCAGAG GTCACAGCAGTGGCAGCAGATGAGTCGcgcagagagggagaagatggGCCTCGTAGTTCGAGACGTTGGGGAGTTCTg GATGGATTTCCAGGATTTCTGTCACTACTTCACAGACGTGGTGGTGTGCCGGCTGGTTGAGAGAGCTCTGCTGTGGCCGAGCTCTCATTGGAGAGAGGTCCGCTGCTACGGGGAGTGGGCCCCAGCTCCTAACACCCCCGGGTCACCTCCATGTACCATCTCCCACACCAGCTACGAGTTGACCCCAGGGAAGAATAACATGAAACCTAGAGGGCCCGAGAAGCGCGGGAACAGGAAGGAGGCCCGGCTTGGGGAGAGCCAGCATGGGGGACGGAGAAGAGGAAGGCAGGATAGGGCTGTGAAAAAAGTGATGGAGGATGACGATGGGGGAGAGGGGGATGGAGGTTGGACAGCACAAGTGGATAAAAGGAGTCGGTGTGGAGGGTGCATCAACCATAGAGAGACGTTCCTGCACAATCCACAG TTTATGTTTGAGGTCAGAgccaaagaggaggaggtgctgatctgtctgcagcaggaggacaGGAGGGTACGCaggaaagatggaggaggagaaaacctGCCAATCGGCTTTGAGGTGTTGAAG GTGGAGGTGAACCGCTGCAGCCGGGTGCAGTGTGTGGTGGAGCAGGCAGCCAGCTCCATCTACATGGACTCCCGTAGCGTAACGCTGAGGGCAACGCTAGCTACAGGCCGCTACGTCGTGCTGCCAACCACCTTCCTGCCGGGCGCAACCGGATGCTTCCTGCTACGACTCTTCTCCCATTCCCACGTCAGACTCAG GGAATTGAGGGAGGATTTGTCGCCTCCCTCTTTGTTCCAGTGTTTCCTACCTCAACCTACGGTGGTGACCACCGTCCATCTCCGCAGGGCATCAGGACTCAGTCCTCCGAAAGAGAAAGGTGACTCGGGACACATCTCCTGCATACTGACAGGTGTACAAATGAAAACAgggcagaaaagaaaagaaaagaatgtttTTATGTCAGTGGCAGGGGCATTTTGGTTTTCGGCTTGTTTGTCTGTCCACATTCTTGTCACCACAGTATTTCAAAAACATCTTGAGCGAATATCTTCGGTTTTGTCAAGAATGAGCCGTTTGGAAcgtggtggtcaaaggtcaaactcgCTGAGGCGTCACAAagcacatttatgttttttgaaCTCTGGGTCTCAGGAACACCTGCAGAAACACGTTTCAAATTTGGTGAAAGCATTCACTTAA